A single Corticium candelabrum chromosome 12, ooCorCand1.1, whole genome shotgun sequence DNA region contains:
- the LOC134187877 gene encoding uncharacterized protein LOC134187877 gives MDPNWETYLRHQLPSVVQVLRPKMLADRLYADRLLNKTEYEDLTHSADSQENKARRMLLMLQRRGPGSFDQFCDVLQQVDGQKFIEEMLRPYIDRSRDSVLSEPARPSPAVVEREDRHEEDEQVASPAESMHESITGSAGHLAIVVEGSVSAEVNKQIMETVQHVAEYEGKKYDTKLKAVSKRGSAGTVAVVYRSAKEDSHTQQTSSNSSLGSNDSENIASRVVSNQLGCQEFGNGSEMSSGSVNYCKPFQASSDGQSLDFRHMFSSRSLYRGPGATESLGSECMAVGGNIQDQRLQLNPEQVTGQLHSPCQTKVTKQLITVVAHIGRVLWRQLGEALGFSSADLDQYMGYKDEDRARRVVTDWIAKEGLMATKDHLMRACEKIGIDVAVEVELEAEQHQN, from the exons ATGGACCCAAACTGGGAAACGTACCTGCGACACCAACTTCCTTCAGTCGTGCAAGTACTGCGACCCAAGATGCTTGCAGATCGTCTATACGCTGATCGTCTACTCAACAAGACAGAGTACGAAGATTTGACGCATAGCGCCGACTCTCAGGAAAACAAAGCTCGCAGAATGCTGCTGATGTTGCAAAGACGTGGTCCCGGTTCTTTCGACCAGTTTTGCGACGTTCTTCAGCAAGTCGACGGACAGAAGTTCATCGAGGAAATGCTACGGCCGTACATAGACAGGTCACGTGATTCAGTTTTATCTGAACCTGCCAGGCCATCTCCAGCTGTTGTGGAAAGAGAAGACAGACATGAAGAGGATGAGCAAGTTGCAAGTCCTGCGGAAAGTATGCACGAAAGTATAACGGGCAGTGCGGGGCATTTGGCCATTGTTGTGGAAGGTTCTGTGTCAGCAGAAGTCAATAAACAAATCATGGAG ACTGTTCAGCATGTTGCTGAGTACGAAGGGAAGAAGTATGACACAAAATTGAAGGCTGTTTCAAAAAGAGGCTCTGCTGGCACAGTAGCTGTTGTTTATCGAAGTGCAAAAGAGGACTCTCACACTCAACAAACTTCATCAAATTCATCACTCGGCTCAAATGATAGTGAGAACATTGCGTCTCGAGTAGTTTCAAATCAATTGGGTTGTCAAGAATTTGGAAATGGCAGTGAAATGTCTTCAGGATCAGTCAACTACTGTAAACCTTTTCAGG CATCCAGTGATGGTCAATCACTTGACTTCCGACACATGTTCAGCAGTCGTTCGTTATACAGAGGACCAGGAGCAACGGAAAGCCTCG GCTCGGAATGTATGGCTGTCGGTGGTAACATTCAAGACCAACGATTGCAGCTTAACCCAGAGCAAGTGACAG gtCAGCTTCACTCACCATGTCAAACTAAAGTAACTAAACAGCTGATAACTGTTGTTGCACATATTGGTCGTGTGTTATGGAGACAACTTGGCGAGGCTCTTGGCTTTAGTTCAGCTGATCTTGATCAATACATGGGATATAAAGATGAAGATAGAGCACGTCGTGTTGTCACAGACTGGATAGCAAAGGAAGGTCTTATGGCAACTAAAGATCATCTGATGAGAGCTTGTGAGAAGATCGGAATTGATGTTGCAGTGGAAGTGGAACTAGAAGCTGAACAGCATCAAAACTAA